In Gimesia sp., a single genomic region encodes these proteins:
- a CDS encoding glycosyltransferase family 2 protein — MLSIMIPVLNESESLPQLYQEICETSQQHQIDLEIIFIDDGSTDKSWELISQLAKQDERVSGIRFRRNFAKAAALTAGMRSARGSVIMMMDADLQDNPKEIPRFLDKLNEGYDVVNGWKERRLDPWHKVYPSKVFNWMIWKLTGLKLHDHNCGFKLFRKEVAAEIRIYGELHRFIAVLADARGFKVTEIPVHHRERQHGYSKYGVRRFLRGFLDLLTVRFLTGYGQRPQHMLGAIGLSCLMLGFLGLGYLGVVWLLTNLFGLGLGPIGNRPLLAYSVAATILGAQAISLGLLAELIVAYTGRHQDTYSISERTETASQNEQEIII, encoded by the coding sequence GTGCTCTCGATTATGATTCCGGTATTGAATGAATCGGAAAGTCTGCCACAACTGTATCAGGAGATCTGCGAAACCAGCCAGCAGCATCAGATTGACCTGGAAATTATCTTTATTGACGACGGTTCGACCGACAAGTCCTGGGAACTGATCTCGCAACTGGCCAAGCAGGATGAACGCGTTTCGGGGATCCGTTTCCGTCGGAACTTCGCCAAGGCAGCCGCGCTGACTGCAGGCATGCGGTCCGCCCGCGGTTCGGTGATCATGATGATGGACGCCGACCTGCAGGATAACCCGAAAGAAATACCCCGCTTTCTGGACAAACTCAACGAAGGCTACGATGTCGTCAATGGCTGGAAAGAGCGCCGCCTCGACCCCTGGCATAAAGTGTATCCCAGTAAAGTCTTTAACTGGATGATCTGGAAACTGACCGGGCTCAAACTGCACGATCACAACTGTGGCTTCAAACTGTTCCGTAAAGAGGTCGCTGCGGAAATTCGTATCTACGGCGAGTTGCACCGTTTCATCGCCGTGCTGGCAGATGCCCGTGGATTTAAAGTGACCGAGATTCCCGTCCATCACCGCGAACGACAGCACGGTTATTCCAAGTATGGCGTGCGACGTTTCCTGCGCGGGTTCCTCGATCTGCTGACAGTTCGCTTCCTTACCGGTTATGGACAACGTCCACAGCACATGCTGGGCGCCATCGGCTTGAGCTGTCTGATGCTCGGATTCCTCGGACTGGGCTACCTGGGGGTTGTCTGGTTGTTGACCAATCTGTTTGGTCTGGGACTGGGACCGATTGGAAACCGTCCGCTGCTGGCCTATTCTGTCGCCGCAACCATCCTGGGAGCGCAAGCGATCAGCCTGGGGCTCTTGGCTGAACTGATTGTCGCCTATACCGGCCGTCATCAGGACACCTACAGCATTTCCGAACGAACGGAAACCGCCTCTCAAAACGAGCAGGAGATCATTATCTGA